The following nucleotide sequence is from Apium graveolens cultivar Ventura chromosome 4, ASM990537v1, whole genome shotgun sequence.
CTGCAATCTCTCCCTTCAAGGCCCTAAGCTCTTCTGCGGTGGCAACAGCATCCCAGTCTTCGTCTGTGTTGGTGGTGGCTGTTCTGGAGCTCCCGTGAGACCCACTGTTAAGGTCTCTCATGGCTTTGGGAAGGTCTGGCGTGCTACATCCTGAGGATGCAGCTGCTCGAGATTGCTCGAAAAATAGCACCTGCACAACTATTCGCAATGGCAATCTCTCATTTTGTACGGCATGCATGCAAGCATCTGCTGACAGTTTCTTACAGTCCATCAACCTGCATATTTTCTTCCTCTCACTCTTGCTGATTTTAGGATGCTCCTGTACAAAGCCCAAACAACATATTTGAAATTGCAAAAAATATACTATAGTAATGCTTTGTTGGCGAAGATGCTCAAAAAACATATCTCTAATAAACTTCCATCTTGAACATTTGTGCAAAAGCTTGAGTACTGCAATTAGACCTAAGAATGCAATATTAAACTTCACCAAGCATAAAAAGAAAACACATAAAATTGCAAGAAAAGATTCAGCATGCTTTTAGAAACCATCTGAGATCTAAGCGTGCTTTAGTAACCGACATACACCCAATGCAAATAATAACAAAAAACAAGTTCCGGATGTTCTGTTTACTAGACATATCTCTAAAGATATATAATTCAAGTGAAAACTCCAGGTATAAGAGCTTCCCTTGGAATAGTTTGGAATTACACAGTTATGAGAAATTAAGATGGGACACTTTAGCAAGAGTCTTTTCAGTAACAAATGATACTGACTTGAGTTTTGAGAGTTCTTACCTTAAGATACATATCAATTGCTCGATATAGTCCATCGTGTGAAGGGCGAGGGTAAGTGGACACCATCTCTGCAAGATCAATAAAGGCCGACAATGATAAATTAGGATCTTTTGATATCTCAGCAAGGTATCCATCTATCAGCTTTGCCACCATCAACTTCGAAGCTTCTGATAAAATCCCCAGCTTCCTTACTTCTTGAATCTCATGGCCGCCTTCCACTTGAGCTCCCCCATTCTGATCTTGCATTTTAAATTCATCCAGTATTCTTTTGATGATACCAACATCATATGTGGTAGATTCCCCAGTTCGATTCCTTATCAGAAGATCATTTATAGAAGCCTCCTCAAGTTGCTGACCAATTCTACTTGTTAGTTCATCTTTCACCATTTCACCTGAATTCACCCAAATAGCCGCTTTTAACAGCTTAAGCAAGAAATTACAAGAGACACTGCCTCTTTCGGTGGGTAGTAGCCACACAATCATCTCAATAATTGAGCAAATCTTTTGAATGTCACCACCCTTGATCATGTCCTTACTGAAGCCCGGTAACCTTCTTTGAGCATAAGCTTTTAAAGCTTCTCCAATCACTTCATCAGAAATAATTCCCTTGTTTTTTATATTAACTAAAACACGTTTGTATAAATCCATTCCAAGTTCACACAAGTCCTCAACCCACCAGTCCTGTGGCACTAACCTACTTCTAACCCCATTGTGGTTGGTGTCATTCCCATTTTCCTCATGCAATTTCTTCCGGTTATAGGTATAGGACCAGTCAACATCTGCAACATCAACAGAGGCCTTCGAAGCTATTGATTCAATGCAGCGGCTGACCAACTTCAATTCttcaaacaaaggcaatagaGACTTTGTGCTTTGAAGAACTAAAATGGAATCTTTCCAGCTTCGGAAAATGCTTGAACTGAGAAAGACATCAATCTTGTAGACAAGATTTCCTTTCTCAACAGACTCATGCATCTCCAGGTACTCAGCAGCGCAACGTGCGGCAACAACATTATAAGCATTTAAAGTGACAGACATGCCATAACAGAACTTTGTGCATATTTCAAAGGCAGTAGAGCCACCTGGAACATCATGAATGTCAACTTCATCAACATTACCTTCATCCACTGTTCCAACCAATTTTTGCAGACGAGCACTCTTGGCCAAAAGTGGAAACTGCAAAGAAAAATATTGTTCGTTAGCATCAGGAATACATAGAAGGATCTGATTAGTAGCCGTGCAATGAGTGTCCTTTCAACTTTTAGTTAAACGTTCTCCTTGAAAGTAAACTTTTATTTATCAAGAAAGCAACTATTTTGAGCCACCAGTACCATATTCCTCCACATATTAACTGACATTACTTATATCTCACTACACATTATGTTTTAAGCACTAAGCCGGCAGTATTACGGTAAATATAAGACTTGATGGATCATCACTTATACAGACCAGGCCTATCTGTTGTCATATTTCCGACTCTGGACCAACTTGTAAGTAACAGAAAATTTGTATTAACATTTTTTATATACTAATGACTTCAGTTTAGATACATATAATATTTAGAACTTATTAAAATTTCAGTTTAACTGGAAAATGTTATGCAGGGATCCAGAAGAAAGAAAGACTAACAGGACTTCTGGCCATAGCCTGTGCTTGCGACTCACCAAGTCCAAAATGGAAGAAACACTCGAGAATGTAAGTGATTGAGTATGGTACATACCTTATGTAGATAAAACTTTACATCTCCAACACAAACAACCACGTCAGATGCCAGCTCAGTTGCTACATACCTGCACATGAAATTCTTTACTCAATACACCGAAAAAATTATATCAGTGGTCTTTGTTACTCGTGCTTATTAAAACCTAATATATTCTTTTCTATATAATCTCAACTCAAGTGTAGCCAGTGAAGGATCAAAGCCCCGACTAAAACGTCTATATTCTAGCGATCACAATCACATACTCTGTGGAATTTGGAAATTATCAGATTAACTGCTTTAAGACAACTAAATCATACAAAGTTTCTAATTTGGATATCTTTGCACAATCAGGTCTTGCATTATCATCAAATAGACATTTGTTTGTTTTTCTCTGTCCTAGCTGTAAATCGAAATGGGCAAATTATGAGGAGAATTACTCTATATAACAAGTCTATATTACACTGATTATAAGTTTTGATCGCTCTGGAGTACCTGTTACCAACCAATAGTAAAGGCTTGAAATTCAAAAATAAGATCGACCAATTTAGAGGAAATAATGATGGAAAGAGTTACTCAAGTCAAATGAACTTAGAAAAATTGTTGGAGCGGGTAGAAGTAAATAGTTTTTTTGAAAACAAGTTCAAGTATATTAAGCCTTACACTTGATAAACTTAAACAAAACAGCATAAATGAGGACATCAAATAATTATAAGTTGGAGAGTATCATACCTAACATTCTTCCCATCAGTCTGAAAGGAATCAGGTTTTGATCCAAGTTTCATGAACTTCATCCTGGAGACTGAAAGATCTGATTCTGCTCTGTGATATCTGATAAACTAACTTTCCCAATATTCAACTGCTTACTCCAAGACTAGAAACGGTTGCATTCGTTACTGGACATCCCCTATGAGCAACTAGCACAACCGCCAACAATGATTAGGGTCTAACTAACAAAACTACTAACTGTCAAGGACCTAAAATTTGATAT
It contains:
- the LOC141720681 gene encoding phototropic-responsive NPH3 family protein NPY2-like — encoded protein: MKFMKLGSKPDSFQTDGKNVRYVATELASDVVVCVGDVKFYLHKFPLLAKSARLQKLVGTVDEGNVDEVDIHDVPGGSTAFEICTKFCYGMSVTLNAYNVVAARCAAEYLEMHESVEKGNLVYKIDVFLSSSIFRSWKDSILVLQSTKSLLPLFEELKLVSRCIESIASKASVDVADVDWSYTYNRKKLHEENGNDTNHNGVRSRLVPQDWWVEDLCELGMDLYKRVLVNIKNKGIISDEVIGEALKAYAQRRLPGFSKDMIKGGDIQKICSIIEMIVWLLPTERGSVSCNFLLKLLKAAIWVNSGEMVKDELTSRIGQQLEEASINDLLIRNRTGESTTYDVGIIKRILDEFKMQDQNGGAQVEGGHEIQEVRKLGILSEASKLMVAKLIDGYLAEISKDPNLSLSAFIDLAEMVSTYPRPSHDGLYRAIDMYLKEHPKISKSERKKICRLMDCKKLSADACMHAVQNERLPLRIVVQVLFFEQSRAAASSGCSTPDLPKAMRDLNSGSHGSSRTATTNTDEDWDAVATAEELRALKGEIAAMRLGNGIARSNSSNGKSNADKAVISKMKGLLMSKRMFSKLWLSKGKQQSENSGSDSSESVGLVTIEETKSTPSRKGKHLVS